One Burkholderia vietnamiensis LMG 10929 genomic window carries:
- a CDS encoding ATP-binding protein gives MGSIRQRLTLLVLSGVVAVWAYSLVSSYRQAIHEAEEWDDARIEQIARAFAGLHASDLPVFADIALGSSEDDDGDNDASPRMLYQVSDAGGRILAASPGLASLDLPVFPAATSSPIRLSNPKWHAYVLTDAARGRTVRIFEQRTHRSDLSAEVARRVARPLAFALPVLAVLVWLAIGRSLTPLRTLSEAIAARSPESLDAIGTKGIPDEVRPLVAALNTLLLRLRDSLDRERAFTSDAAHELKTPLAALKVQAQVALTARDPDRQRRAMQRVVEGVDRSTHLADQLLALARLDETVPMPGEDVDLARVVHACVMDFQARADLKQMLLTSRSDEHTIVHAPPTLIRVLLDNLVDNAIKYGRERGSVEIATWQDAGAVCLQVRDDGPGVSDENLSRLQDRFFRGGDHSESGSGLGLSIVARIVTKLGGGFAYINGLNGEGFGIRVTFPASS, from the coding sequence ATGGGCTCGATCAGGCAACGGCTCACCTTGCTGGTGCTGTCGGGCGTTGTAGCTGTCTGGGCTTATTCGCTGGTTTCCAGCTATCGCCAGGCAATACACGAGGCAGAGGAATGGGACGATGCCCGCATTGAGCAGATCGCCAGGGCGTTCGCCGGACTCCATGCATCAGATCTCCCAGTCTTTGCGGACATCGCGCTCGGTTCGTCCGAAGACGACGACGGCGACAACGATGCCTCGCCGCGGATGCTGTATCAGGTCAGCGATGCCGGCGGACGCATCCTGGCCGCGAGTCCCGGGCTTGCCTCGCTCGATTTGCCGGTGTTTCCCGCAGCAACATCGAGCCCGATTCGGCTCAGCAATCCGAAGTGGCACGCCTACGTGCTAACCGATGCCGCGCGCGGCCGTACGGTGCGCATCTTCGAACAACGCACGCACCGTTCCGATCTGTCTGCCGAGGTTGCGCGCCGCGTCGCCCGGCCGCTTGCATTCGCGTTGCCCGTGCTGGCTGTTTTGGTCTGGTTGGCGATCGGTCGCAGTCTGACACCGCTGCGGACGCTGTCCGAGGCGATCGCAGCGCGCTCGCCCGAGAGTCTCGACGCCATCGGCACGAAGGGCATTCCCGACGAGGTGCGACCGCTGGTCGCCGCACTCAACACGTTGTTGCTGCGCCTGCGCGATTCGCTGGATCGCGAACGCGCGTTCACCAGCGACGCTGCACACGAGCTCAAGACCCCGCTCGCCGCGCTGAAGGTTCAGGCGCAAGTCGCGCTCACGGCACGCGATCCGGACCGTCAGCGGCGTGCGATGCAACGGGTTGTCGAGGGAGTCGACCGGAGCACACATTTGGCGGACCAACTGCTTGCGCTGGCGAGGCTTGACGAGACGGTACCGATGCCCGGCGAGGACGTCGACCTGGCGCGCGTAGTACACGCCTGCGTGATGGATTTTCAGGCGCGAGCCGACCTCAAGCAGATGTTGCTGACATCACGTTCCGACGAGCACACGATCGTGCACGCTCCACCGACATTGATCCGCGTGCTGCTCGACAACCTCGTCGATAACGCTATCAAATACGGTCGTGAACGCGGAAGTGTGGAAATCGCAACCTGGCAGGACGCCGGCGCGGTTTGCCTTCAGGTACGGGACGACGGTCCAGGGGTTTCGGACGAAAACCTGTCTCGATTGCAGGATCGCTTCTTTCGCGGCGGCGATCATAGCGAAAGTGGGAGTGGACTCGGATTGTCCATCGTCGCGCGCATCGTGACCAAGCTCGGTGGTGGTTTCGCGTACATCAACGGGCTGAATGGGGAGGGGTTCGGCATCCGTGTCACGTTTCCCGCGTCATCGTGA